A genomic region of Papaver somniferum cultivar HN1 chromosome 7, ASM357369v1, whole genome shotgun sequence contains the following coding sequences:
- the LOC113297147 gene encoding COP9 signalosome complex subunit 7-like isoform X1 — protein sequence MDIEQKQAEFIDYFVKQAENQKGSSLVNVIVEATSHPSLFAFSEILSVPSIIQLQGTEFSVYIDVLRLFAHGTWSDYKSNAGSLPPLVPSQVRKLKQLSLLTLAEVDKVLPYDLLMVELDVSNVRELEDFLINECMYSGIVRGKLDQLRRCFEVQFAAGRDLRPGQLGSMIQTLSAWLSTSDNLLVSIQDKIKWADTRSELDKKHQKEIEDRVEEVKKTLNLKQADPEFRGHEEICYAEPGGVMDYEEDRSRPKRRRPPVS from the exons ATGGATATCGAGCAGAAACAAGCGGAGTTTATCGATTATTTTGTAAAACAAGCAGAGAATCAAAAGGGATCATCTCTTGTTAATGTAATCGTTGAAGCTACTTCTCATCCTTCTTTGTTCGCTTTCTCTGAGATTCTTTCTGTTCCTAGTATCATTCAG CTTCAGGGCACAGAGTTTTCTGTATATATTGATGTACTCCGTTTGTTTGCTCATGGCACATGGAGTGATTATAAGA GTAATGCTGGCTCTCTTCCACCTCTGGTACCCagtcaagttcgcaaacttaagcAACTTAGTCTGCTCACTCTGGCTGAGGTAGACAAG GTACTCCCTTATGACCTGCTAATGGTGGAGCTCGATGTTTCtaacgtccgtgaacttgaagactTTCTAATCAATGAGTGCATGTATTCT GGCATAGTTCGTGGGAAGCTGGATCAGTTGCGAAGATGCTTTGAG GTGCAATTTGCTGCAGGTAGGGACCTGAGACCTGGGCAACTGGGGAGCATGATACAGACATTGTCAGCCTG gttaagTACTTCGGACAATCTGCTTGTTTCAATTCAAGATAAGATCAAATGGGCTGATACTAGGAGTGAGTTAGACAAGAAACATCAGAAGGAAATTGAGGACAGGGTCGAGGAAGTAAAGAAGACCCTCAACCTCAAG CAGGCAGACCCAGAGTTTCGAGGTCACGAGGAGATCTGCTATGCTGAACCAGGTGGAGTGATGGACTACGAGGAAGATAGAAGCCGACCTAAGAG GAGAAGGCCACCGGTTTCATAG
- the LOC113297148 gene encoding protein-ribulosamine 3-kinase, chloroplastic-like has protein sequence MMAADLRVGTFSSSYSLFPSPPRLLPIKLKSYSKGSTPSTTASMSEDPITKWITQEGKATKITRISPVGGGCINFAYRYDTDAGSFFVKTNRRIGVSMFEGEALGLTAMYDTKSVRVPKLLKVGSLPSGGSFIIMEYIEFGSSRGDQSVLGKKLAEMHKAGKSNKGFGFDVDNTIGSTPQINTWTSDWVDFFAEHRLGYQLQLAREEHGDSAIYEKGQRLVKSMGRLFENVTIEPCLLHGDLWSGNISSDKNGEPVILDPACYYGHNEAEFGMSWCAGFGGPFYSSYFEVMPKQQGFERRRDLYMLYHYLNHYNLFGSGYRSSAMSIIDDYIRMLNA, from the exons ATGATGGCAGCAGACCTTAGAGTTGGAACATTTTCTTCCTCGTACTCTCTTTTCCCTTCTCCTCCTCGTCTCCTGCCTATCAAACTCAAGAGCTACTCTAAAGGATCCACACCATCTACAA CGGCATCTATGAGTGAGGACCCAATTACAAAATGGATAACCCAGGAAGGAAAGGCAACAAAGATTACTAGAATTTCTCCTGTTGGTGGTGGTTGCATCAATTTTGCATATCGATATGACACCGATGCTGGCTCCTTCTTTGTAAAGACAAACAG GAGGATAGGAGTATCGATGTTTGAAGGAGAAGCTCTTGGTTTAACTGCCATGTATGACACCAAATCAGTTCGTGTGCCCAAACTGCTAAAG GTAGGATCATTACCTTCGGGAGGTTCCTTCATTATTATGGAGTATATTGAGTTTGGTTCATCTAGAGGTGATCAG TCAGTTTTAGGGAAGAAACTAGCAGAAATGCATAAGGCGGGGAAGTCCAACAAAGGCTTTGGTTTTGACGTCGATAATACTATTGGCAG TACACCACAAATTAATACATGGACATCAGACTGGGTTGATTTTTTCGCGGAACATAGATTGGGTTATCAGTTACAGTTAGCACGGGAAGAGCATGGTGATTCCGCCATTTATGAAAAAG GTCAAAGACTGGTCAAGAGTatgggacgcctttttgagaatGTTACAATTGAACCATGCTTGCTACATGGAGACCTATGGAGTGGGAATATCAGCTCTGATAAGAATGGTGAACCTGTTATATTGGATCCTGCATGTTACT ATGGTCATAATGAAGCAGAATTTGGAATGTCATGGTGTGCTGGATTTGGTGGACCATTTTACAGCTCATATTTTGAG GTGATGCCCAAACAACAAGGATTTGAGAGAAGGAGGGATCTTTACATGTTGTATCATTACTTGAACCACTATAATTTATTTGGTTCGGGTTACAGATCATCTGCCATGTCTATAATAGATGATTATATTAGAATGTTAAATGCATAG
- the LOC113297147 gene encoding COP9 signalosome complex subunit 7-like isoform X2, with product MDIEQKQAEFIDYFVKQAENQKGSSLVNVIVEATSHPSLFAFSEILSVPSIIQLQGTEFSVYIDVLRLFAHGTWSDYKSNAGSLPPLVPSQVRKLKQLSLLTLAEVDKVLPYDLLMVELDVSNVRELEDFLINECMYSGIVRGKLDQLRRCFEVQFAAGRDLRPGQLGSMIQTLSAWLSTSDNLLVSIQDKIKWADTRSELDKKHQKEIEDRVEEVKKTLNLKADPEFRGHEEICYAEPGGVMDYEEDRSRPKRRRPPVS from the exons ATGGATATCGAGCAGAAACAAGCGGAGTTTATCGATTATTTTGTAAAACAAGCAGAGAATCAAAAGGGATCATCTCTTGTTAATGTAATCGTTGAAGCTACTTCTCATCCTTCTTTGTTCGCTTTCTCTGAGATTCTTTCTGTTCCTAGTATCATTCAG CTTCAGGGCACAGAGTTTTCTGTATATATTGATGTACTCCGTTTGTTTGCTCATGGCACATGGAGTGATTATAAGA GTAATGCTGGCTCTCTTCCACCTCTGGTACCCagtcaagttcgcaaacttaagcAACTTAGTCTGCTCACTCTGGCTGAGGTAGACAAG GTACTCCCTTATGACCTGCTAATGGTGGAGCTCGATGTTTCtaacgtccgtgaacttgaagactTTCTAATCAATGAGTGCATGTATTCT GGCATAGTTCGTGGGAAGCTGGATCAGTTGCGAAGATGCTTTGAG GTGCAATTTGCTGCAGGTAGGGACCTGAGACCTGGGCAACTGGGGAGCATGATACAGACATTGTCAGCCTG gttaagTACTTCGGACAATCTGCTTGTTTCAATTCAAGATAAGATCAAATGGGCTGATACTAGGAGTGAGTTAGACAAGAAACATCAGAAGGAAATTGAGGACAGGGTCGAGGAAGTAAAGAAGACCCTCAACCTCAAG GCAGACCCAGAGTTTCGAGGTCACGAGGAGATCTGCTATGCTGAACCAGGTGGAGTGATGGACTACGAGGAAGATAGAAGCCGACCTAAGAG GAGAAGGCCACCGGTTTCATAG
- the LOC113297147 gene encoding COP9 signalosome complex subunit 7-like isoform X3, with protein MDIEQKQAEFIDYFVKQAENQKGSSLVNVIVEATSHPSLFAFSEILSVPSIIQLQGTEFSVYIDVLRLFAHGTWSDYKSNAGSLPPLVPSQVRKLKQLSLLTLAEVDKVLPYDLLMVELDVSNVRELEDFLINECMYSGIVRGKLDQLRRCFEVQFAAGRDLRPGQLGSMIQTLSAWLSTSDNLLVSIQDKIKWADTRSELDKKHQKEIEDRVEEVKKTLNLKKLPTLSRQTQSFEVTRRSAMLNQVE; from the exons ATGGATATCGAGCAGAAACAAGCGGAGTTTATCGATTATTTTGTAAAACAAGCAGAGAATCAAAAGGGATCATCTCTTGTTAATGTAATCGTTGAAGCTACTTCTCATCCTTCTTTGTTCGCTTTCTCTGAGATTCTTTCTGTTCCTAGTATCATTCAG CTTCAGGGCACAGAGTTTTCTGTATATATTGATGTACTCCGTTTGTTTGCTCATGGCACATGGAGTGATTATAAGA GTAATGCTGGCTCTCTTCCACCTCTGGTACCCagtcaagttcgcaaacttaagcAACTTAGTCTGCTCACTCTGGCTGAGGTAGACAAG GTACTCCCTTATGACCTGCTAATGGTGGAGCTCGATGTTTCtaacgtccgtgaacttgaagactTTCTAATCAATGAGTGCATGTATTCT GGCATAGTTCGTGGGAAGCTGGATCAGTTGCGAAGATGCTTTGAG GTGCAATTTGCTGCAGGTAGGGACCTGAGACCTGGGCAACTGGGGAGCATGATACAGACATTGTCAGCCTG gttaagTACTTCGGACAATCTGCTTGTTTCAATTCAAGATAAGATCAAATGGGCTGATACTAGGAGTGAGTTAGACAAGAAACATCAGAAGGAAATTGAGGACAGGGTCGAGGAAGTAAAGAAGACCCTCAACCTCAAG AAGTTACCAACTTTAAGCAGGCAGACCCAGAGTTTCGAGGTCACGAGGAGATCTGCTATGCTGAACCAGGTGGAGTGA
- the LOC113297147 gene encoding COP9 signalosome complex subunit 7-like isoform X4, whose amino-acid sequence MDIEQKQAEFIDYFVKQAENQKGSSLVNVIVEATSHPSLFAFSEILSVPSIIQLQGTEFSVYIDVLRLFAHGTWSDYKSNAGSLPPLVPSQVRKLKQLSLLTLAEVDKVLPYDLLMVELDVSNVRELEDFLINECMYSGIVRGKLDQLRRCFEVQFAAGRDLRPGQLGSMIQTLSAWLSTSDNLLVSIQDKIKWADTRSELDKKHQKEIEDRVEEVKKTLNLKLPTLSRQTQSFEVTRRSAMLNQVE is encoded by the exons ATGGATATCGAGCAGAAACAAGCGGAGTTTATCGATTATTTTGTAAAACAAGCAGAGAATCAAAAGGGATCATCTCTTGTTAATGTAATCGTTGAAGCTACTTCTCATCCTTCTTTGTTCGCTTTCTCTGAGATTCTTTCTGTTCCTAGTATCATTCAG CTTCAGGGCACAGAGTTTTCTGTATATATTGATGTACTCCGTTTGTTTGCTCATGGCACATGGAGTGATTATAAGA GTAATGCTGGCTCTCTTCCACCTCTGGTACCCagtcaagttcgcaaacttaagcAACTTAGTCTGCTCACTCTGGCTGAGGTAGACAAG GTACTCCCTTATGACCTGCTAATGGTGGAGCTCGATGTTTCtaacgtccgtgaacttgaagactTTCTAATCAATGAGTGCATGTATTCT GGCATAGTTCGTGGGAAGCTGGATCAGTTGCGAAGATGCTTTGAG GTGCAATTTGCTGCAGGTAGGGACCTGAGACCTGGGCAACTGGGGAGCATGATACAGACATTGTCAGCCTG gttaagTACTTCGGACAATCTGCTTGTTTCAATTCAAGATAAGATCAAATGGGCTGATACTAGGAGTGAGTTAGACAAGAAACATCAGAAGGAAATTGAGGACAGGGTCGAGGAAGTAAAGAAGACCCTCAACCTCAAG TTACCAACTTTAAGCAGGCAGACCCAGAGTTTCGAGGTCACGAGGAGATCTGCTATGCTGAACCAGGTGGAGTGA